Proteins co-encoded in one Octopus bimaculoides isolate UCB-OBI-ISO-001 chromosome 9, ASM119413v2, whole genome shotgun sequence genomic window:
- the LOC106877191 gene encoding uncharacterized protein LOC106877191, which translates to MDQNTTSDHKKHFPSIYYSCRKANGSYYYQFDCCPLNHDVTEYVNSCENPDSDDQLQNIPAFGKTKIRDALTVTVLQLPSCSKQAVYDMNTNQCRQVIYHPPLNCTSTRLNESEYYITNDGRLYLNNTQRLLNQSEFIRDSQGIISICVNNGTNNISSINGISKYSVAESYITLVGLVISIPALASTIIVYLCIPDLRTLPATFFWMNVMSFDALHTFSGLTQLRSTGKYTKRFVLYSLYAWICPLVIVTISLIFEYTPGNHGLSPEYENVICWITNEKNVYIRIKIEFKKSENLSCFIILYIIECNFVKHALFRQNAIKIV; encoded by the exons ATGGATCAGAACACCACTTCTGATCACAAAAAACACTTTCCATCGATATATTATAGTTGCAGAAAGGCTAATGGTTCCTATTATTATCAGTTTGATTGTTGTCCACTTAATCATGATGTTACAGAATATGTAAACAGCTGTGAAAATCCTGACTCCGATGACCAACTACAAAATATACCTGCTTttggtaaaacaa AGATAAGAGATGCATTAACTGTAACTGTTCTACAGTTGCCATCCTGTTCAAAACAGGCTGTCTACGATATGAATACCAATCAGTGTCGACAAGTTATCTACCATCCTCCACTAAACTGTACATCAACAAGATTAAATGAATCTGAGTATTACATCACTAATGATGGTCGTCTCTACTTAAATAATACCCAACGTTTGCTGAACCAATCAGAATTCATTCGTGATTCTCAAGGTATAATAAGTATCTGTGTAAACAATGGTACCAATAATATATCAAGTATCAATGGTATATCAAAATATTCCGTAGCTGAGAGCTATATCACATTAGTGGGACTAGTGATCTCTATTCCAGCTCTAGCAAGCACTATTATTGTCTATCTCTGTATACCTGATCTCCGTACATTACCAG CGACTTTCTTCTGGATGAATGTCATGTCATTTGATGCCTTGCACACTTTCTCAGGACTTACACAACTTCGCAGTACAGGAAAGTATACCAAGAGATTTGTATTGTATTCTTTATACGCTTGGATCTGTCCACTTGTAATAGTAACTATTTCACTGATATTCGAGTACACACCTGGAAATCACGGACTTTCTCCGGAATACGAAAATGTTATTTGCTGGATTACAAATGAAAAAA ATGTCTATATACGCATAaagatagaatttaaaaaatctgaaaatctttCGTGCttcattattctttatataattgAATGCAACTTTGTAAAACATGCCCTGTTCCGACAAAATGCTATTAAGATTGTATGA